A part of Prolixibacteraceae bacterium genomic DNA contains:
- a CDS encoding cold shock domain-containing protein, whose product MNKGIVKFFNESKGYGFIKEDETNKEYFVHVTGIVDEIKEDDQVTFELSEGRKGLNAVDVKLA is encoded by the coding sequence ATGAACAAAGGAATTGTAAAGTTTTTTAATGAATCAAAAGGTTATGGTTTCATTAAAGAAGACGAGACAAACAAAGAGTATTTCGTACACGTAACTGGTATAGTTGACGAAATTAAAGAAGATGATCAAGTTACTTTTGAACTTAGTGAAGGTCGCAAAGGACTAAATGCAGTTGACGTGAAACTAGCATAA
- a CDS encoding TlpA family protein disulfide reductase encodes MKRLTLCIVALVMAFSSIAGNEGNVAGSKVKIGAKAPDFRFEIAPNTPKYLNSYKGKVVLLTFFAIWCPPCRKEIPQFSRELWPKYKDNPNFELILLGRDHSWEALLDFKKKYEYDMNFVPDMDSKVFNKYAERQIPRNYLIGKDGKVVYQSQGFNLNEFKELMEHIDKALK; translated from the coding sequence ATGAAAAGATTAACTCTGTGTATTGTCGCTTTAGTAATGGCATTCTCATCTATTGCAGGTAATGAGGGAAATGTCGCTGGATCAAAAGTGAAGATTGGAGCTAAAGCTCCTGATTTCCGTTTTGAAATAGCACCTAATACACCAAAATATTTAAACAGTTATAAAGGAAAAGTAGTACTACTTACTTTCTTTGCTATTTGGTGTCCTCCTTGTCGTAAAGAGATTCCTCAATTTTCAAGAGAGCTTTGGCCTAAGTACAAAGATAATCCAAACTTCGAATTGATTCTTTTGGGTCGAGATCATAGTTGGGAAGCTTTGTTAGATTTTAAAAAGAAATATGAGTATGATATGAACTTTGTGCCAGACATGGATAGCAAAGTGTTTAATAAATATGCTGAACGTCAAATTCCAAGAAATTATTTGATTGGTAAGGATGGAAAAGTTGTTTATCAATCTCAAGGATTTAATTTGAATGAATTCAAAGAGTTGATGGAGCATATTGATAAAGCATTAAAATAG
- a CDS encoding isochorismatase family protein, which yields MNNKSVIFWNIDTQYDFVDPQGDLYVEGAENLIDLWEEILNYVRAHNIRLISTKDHHFLDSSELSDNPDFIRTFPPHCIAFEKGERSVLSGIEEESLELDWDVMMTKDHLVGIYEKGSPITVLKDKFDFYEGNPNSKHLLSILKEKHMYVMGVAENVCVSQAAIALAKNGFSVTVISDAVRGIPGLVTPYEMWRELNIELKSWGEVKSEISRV from the coding sequence ATGAATAATAAATCAGTTATATTTTGGAATATTGATACGCAATATGACTTTGTTGATCCTCAAGGAGATTTATATGTTGAGGGTGCCGAGAATTTAATCGATCTATGGGAGGAGATATTGAATTATGTTAGGGCTCATAATATTCGATTGATATCTACGAAAGATCATCATTTTCTTGATTCTAGTGAACTTTCTGATAATCCTGATTTTATAAGAACTTTTCCACCTCATTGTATTGCTTTTGAAAAAGGAGAGAGAAGTGTTTTGTCTGGCATCGAAGAGGAGAGCTTAGAATTAGATTGGGATGTTATGATGACTAAAGATCATTTGGTGGGGATTTACGAAAAAGGTAGCCCTATTACTGTTTTGAAGGATAAATTCGATTTTTATGAAGGGAATCCGAATAGTAAGCACCTCTTATCTATTTTGAAAGAGAAACATATGTATGTTATGGGAGTGGCTGAAAATGTGTGCGTAAGTCAAGCTGCTATAGCCCTCGCAAAAAATGGGTTTAGTGTAACTGTGATATCTGATGCTGTTCGCGGTATTCCTGGATTAGTAACTCCCTATGAGATGTGGCGAGAGTTAAATATTGAGCTCAAGAGTTGGGGTGAGGTGAAGTCTGAGATCTCTCGTGTTTAA
- a CDS encoding NAD(P)H-binding protein translates to MKVVLFGSTGAVGQHLKRDFESQDISLVNIIRKPSKDTNTGVDTEEVVVDYNNIESLRIEADSLYIAIGTTMKKAGSREAFVAVDRDLVIRIAKWGFSQGIKSVHVISSIGADKNAKGVYLKTKSEMEEQISRIGFDEVHIYRPSVLVAEREGDSRFAEKLSVPFMKLLSHMGGKMKKYQPITVERVASFMVSRLLKGKDSIYIYESDQMQ, encoded by the coding sequence ATGAAAGTTGTTTTATTTGGTTCTACAGGTGCAGTAGGGCAGCACTTGAAAAGAGATTTCGAGTCACAAGATATATCTCTAGTAAATATTATTCGGAAACCGTCAAAAGATACTAACACAGGTGTAGATACAGAGGAGGTCGTGGTTGATTATAATAATATTGAATCTTTGAGAATAGAAGCGGATTCTTTATATATAGCCATCGGTACTACAATGAAAAAAGCGGGTTCAAGAGAGGCATTTGTTGCAGTTGATCGTGATTTGGTAATTCGAATTGCGAAATGGGGATTTTCTCAAGGGATTAAGTCTGTACACGTGATCAGTTCAATTGGTGCCGATAAAAATGCCAAAGGAGTATATTTAAAGACCAAATCGGAGATGGAAGAGCAAATAAGTAGAATCGGTTTTGATGAGGTTCATATTTACCGCCCTTCGGTACTTGTTGCAGAACGTGAGGGTGATTCCCGTTTTGCAGAGAAACTGTCAGTTCCTTTTATGAAACTACTTTCACACATGGGAGGGAAAATGAAAAAATATCAACCAATCACTGTGGAAAGAGTGGCCTCTTTTATGGTTTCAAGATTATTAAAGGGCAAGGACTCAATATATATATACGAAAGCGACCAAATGCAATAG
- a CDS encoding cysteine-rich small domain-containing protein, with amino-acid sequence MRTKHETENYKFSQHRQCEFFPCHKVKDEADFNCLFCYCPLYMLKDKCGGNFKYTNGVKDCSDCLIPHSTKAYEHVMSKMGDVIRIGSEKSEE; translated from the coding sequence ATGAGAACAAAACATGAAACAGAGAATTATAAATTCTCGCAACATAGGCAATGTGAATTCTTTCCATGCCATAAAGTAAAAGATGAGGCTGATTTTAATTGTCTATTTTGTTATTGTCCACTCTATATGTTGAAGGATAAGTGCGGTGGTAACTTCAAATATACCAATGGAGTGAAAGACTGTAGTGATTGTTTGATTCCACATTCAACTAAGGCCTATGAGCATGTAATGAGTAAGATGGGCGATGTGATTCGAATCGGAAGTGAAAAGAGTGAAGAGTAG
- a CDS encoding nitroreductase family protein, giving the protein MMNFTVNQEKCNQCGMCGKDCPVLIIDCKSGFPTIKEGKEKNCLKCQHCLAICSQGAISIFGKDPKNSIPTSVDLPNSEALENLMKNRRSVRKFKQDEIDKSLIHSLLASASYAPTAKNENSVHLSVVDKKTGMQPLKELIYQTIQDKFEAGEISSRFQYLSNFSKVWFAKGIDVIFRDAPHVVIASAPEDGTSPDLDCTIALSYFELLANSNNVATLWDGFAANVLEDVAPELKEKVGVPAGNKVGMVMIFGHSARKYARSIQHEGENINTLSL; this is encoded by the coding sequence ATGATGAACTTTACTGTTAATCAGGAAAAATGTAATCAATGTGGGATGTGTGGTAAAGATTGCCCGGTTCTTATTATTGATTGTAAATCAGGATTTCCAACCATAAAAGAGGGGAAAGAGAAGAATTGTTTAAAATGTCAACACTGTTTGGCTATTTGTTCACAAGGTGCAATATCAATTTTTGGTAAGGATCCTAAGAATAGTATTCCAACTTCTGTTGATTTACCAAATTCTGAGGCATTAGAGAATTTAATGAAGAATCGTCGTTCTGTAAGAAAATTCAAGCAGGATGAAATTGATAAATCATTAATTCATAGTTTACTTGCTTCTGCTTCTTATGCACCTACTGCAAAAAATGAAAATTCAGTTCATTTGAGTGTTGTTGATAAGAAAACAGGGATGCAACCACTTAAAGAGTTGATCTATCAAACGATCCAAGATAAGTTTGAAGCGGGAGAAATTTCTTCGAGATTTCAGTATTTATCAAATTTTTCTAAAGTGTGGTTTGCCAAAGGTATTGATGTGATTTTTAGAGATGCACCTCATGTTGTAATTGCATCTGCACCAGAAGATGGTACTTCTCCTGATTTGGATTGTACTATTGCACTTAGTTATTTTGAGTTGTTGGCAAATTCTAATAACGTCGCTACTCTATGGGATGGATTCGCAGCAAATGTCTTAGAAGATGTAGCACCAGAGTTGAAAGAAAAAGTTGGGGTGCCTGCTGGTAATAAGGTTGGAATGGT